In the genome of bacterium, one region contains:
- a CDS encoding ATPase — MSDSVLIAFAAALAIGLPALATGWAQSRIGSAGAGALAEKPEISGTVIILLAIPETMVILGFVVAFLIIVMLK; from the coding sequence ATGTCCGATTCAGTTCTGATCGCCTTCGCAGCAGCCCTCGCTATCGGCCTTCCGGCCCTGGCCACGGGGTGGGCGCAATCCCGCATCGGCTCAGCGGGCGCGGGAGCCCTGGCGGAAAAACCGGAGATAAGCGGAACGGTGATCATCCTCCTCGCCATACCGGAAACCATGGTCATCCTCGGTTTCGTCGTCGCGTTCCTCATCATCGTGATGCTCAAATGA
- a CDS encoding V-type ATPase subunit — MTREIDYLNARIRGMSGQLLPEERIRALLAATTPEIWSAALRDTPYAPYLGAGTDTDIRFLYRAVDAAIAVRTHRLDRIAAGRPAEAVRVCLAEWDLHNLLALASGLHHSASPSDILDGTLAGGILDPGQLEALAHCRNTKEASDLLAIWRFPYHRVFRQAVGPGKGRFLGQKRLELVRSYTDALVQNARETSYGVLTRFLRDRIDQTNMMTALMWRTLPSDRDLAEFHLGGGASLNLKIFRSVLAAETYQDAVSELPAGWMRKSLREAALDPDLDERASALQQAMEAELVHRYSRPLARDPMGIGLLLAYILRLHREGTRLKLTLTRLVFHIPGELFVQMAGHV, encoded by the coding sequence ATGACCCGGGAGATCGATTATCTCAATGCCCGGATAAGGGGTATGAGCGGGCAGCTGCTCCCGGAGGAGCGGATCAGGGCCCTGCTGGCCGCGACAACCCCCGAGATCTGGTCCGCCGCCCTTAGGGACACACCCTACGCGCCCTATCTTGGCGCCGGTACCGACACCGACATCAGGTTCCTGTACCGTGCCGTGGACGCGGCCATCGCGGTCAGGACGCACCGGCTGGACCGGATCGCGGCGGGACGACCGGCTGAGGCGGTGAGGGTATGCCTGGCTGAATGGGACCTGCACAACCTTCTCGCCCTGGCCAGCGGCCTGCACCACAGCGCAAGCCCCAGCGACATCCTGGACGGAACACTCGCCGGTGGCATCCTGGATCCCGGACAGCTCGAAGCCCTCGCCCATTGCAGAAATACAAAGGAAGCGTCCGATCTTCTGGCAATCTGGCGATTCCCTTACCACAGGGTCTTCAGGCAGGCCGTGGGACCCGGCAAGGGCAGGTTTCTCGGGCAAAAGCGGCTCGAGCTCGTGCGCTCGTACACTGACGCCCTTGTCCAAAACGCCAGGGAAACCAGTTACGGGGTGCTGACGCGGTTTCTCCGGGACAGGATCGACCAGACCAACATGATGACAGCGCTCATGTGGCGAACCCTCCCCTCGGATCGCGACCTGGCCGAGTTTCACCTCGGGGGTGGGGCCTCTTTGAACCTGAAGATCTTCAGGTCCGTTCTCGCGGCCGAAACCTACCAGGACGCTGTGTCGGAGCTGCCCGCGGGATGGATGAGGAAAAGCCTGCGGGAGGCGGCCCTGGACCCGGACCTGGATGAACGGGCCTCCGCGCTACAGCAGGCCATGGAGGCGGAACTCGTCCACCGGTACAGCAGGCCCCTGGCCAGGGACCCCATGGGCATCGGGCTTCTCCTGGCCTACATTCTGCGCCTGCATAGGGAGGGCACCAGGCTCAAGCTGACATTGACACGCCTGGTCTTCCATATCCCCGGGGAACTTTTCGTCCAGATGGCTGGTCATGTCTGA
- a CDS encoding V-type ATP synthase subunit E, whose product MTGPGSLSSGGDQLSESLWQDARREAEGNLQRARAEALKLVEGAEAFLERQLELVSEKAREETTPMVARILNKARGEAEKVTLEARYALLEKCYEEAGRMVAEDSAILASVRSCLDSTLRQAVAGLDTPGDTLILVNPDDVDTSRSILQEMGLDIRVDGLEEILGGVLVRIDGGSRLIDNTVTGRLGALREAPPVRILSLLNPDAVDGLGAGEKPAGEGP is encoded by the coding sequence ATGACCGGCCCGGGTTCATTATCTTCAGGCGGGGACCAGCTGAGCGAGAGTCTCTGGCAGGACGCCCGGAGAGAAGCCGAAGGCAACCTTCAAAGGGCGCGGGCAGAGGCCCTCAAGCTCGTGGAGGGCGCCGAGGCCTTCCTGGAGCGGCAACTGGAACTGGTCTCCGAAAAGGCCAGGGAGGAGACGACTCCCATGGTTGCCAGGATCCTCAACAAGGCCCGTGGCGAGGCGGAGAAAGTCACGCTCGAGGCGAGGTACGCGCTCCTGGAGAAATGTTATGAGGAAGCCGGGCGCATGGTCGCGGAAGACAGCGCCATCCTGGCCTCCGTGCGCTCCTGCCTGGATTCTACGCTTCGGCAGGCCGTCGCGGGGCTCGACACTCCCGGCGACACGTTGATCCTCGTGAACCCGGATGACGTGGACACGTCGCGGTCGATCCTCCAGGAGATGGGCCTGGACATCCGCGTCGACGGGCTCGAGGAGATTCTGGGCGGGGTCCTGGTAAGGATCGATGGCGGGTCAAGGCTCATCGACAACACGGTCACCGGACGCCTCGGAGCCCTGCGGGAAGCGCCCCCGGTGCGGATACTGAGCCTCCTGAACCCGGACGCCGTGGACGGCCTGGGGGCTGGCGAAAAACCAGCCGGGGAAGGACCCTGA
- a CDS encoding HEAT repeat domain-containing protein gives MYKRLFVLAAILSLTSFGCAPPGTIHKVVKYPGLESEKSVGYGEMRVPTSFGMWLKHLEEGPSTCGSFRARISGLDAGDFLCITDLPSWPGGGLSSLKFRALADNFSVCRFALPVGEHELFVVAGLDCYPEDEKARFDKSGYAAAPGATGTVYTPPVYPMDVEVEPDAIKLYQLALRRRDGDLKIVINWSDTLLPVPEEPMSLDPDPGSYDALVKMLQDEGWGFRWYAARRLRYIGNQSTLPIIEERLKVDEHKDVRTELEKALKKLSNCGMDNFCESGKGGLALARFTR, from the coding sequence ATGTATAAAAGACTGTTCGTTCTCGCCGCCATTTTGTCTCTCACCTCCTTCGGCTGCGCTCCCCCGGGAACCATCCACAAGGTGGTCAAGTACCCAGGACTTGAGTCCGAAAAATCCGTCGGATACGGGGAGATGAGGGTACCCACATCCTTCGGGATGTGGCTCAAGCATCTGGAAGAGGGACCCTCCACGTGCGGTTCCTTCCGTGCACGCATAAGCGGATTGGATGCAGGCGATTTCCTGTGCATCACCGATCTACCCTCCTGGCCCGGGGGCGGGCTGAGTTCACTGAAATTCCGTGCTCTTGCGGACAACTTTTCCGTGTGCCGGTTCGCGCTACCTGTCGGTGAACATGAGTTATTCGTCGTAGCCGGCCTCGACTGTTATCCAGAGGATGAAAAAGCCAGGTTTGACAAGAGCGGTTATGCAGCAGCGCCCGGCGCCACCGGTACGGTGTACACGCCCCCCGTCTACCCCATGGACGTGGAGGTCGAACCCGACGCCATCAAGCTTTACCAGCTGGCATTGAGACGCAGGGACGGCGATCTGAAGATCGTCATAAACTGGTCCGACACCCTGCTGCCCGTCCCCGAAGAGCCGATGTCCCTGGACCCGGATCCTGGCTCCTACGATGCCCTTGTGAAAATGCTGCAGGACGAAGGCTGGGGGTTCCGCTGGTACGCGGCGAGAAGGCTGCGCTATATCGGCAACCAGTCGACCTTGCCCATCATCGAGGAGCGGCTCAAGGTGGATGAGCACAAGGATGTGAGGACTGAACTGGAGAAGGCGCTGAAGAAATTATCAAATTGTGGAATGGACAATTTCTGCGAAAGTGGTAAGGGCGGCCTCGCGCTCGCTCGTTTCACTCGCTAA
- a CDS encoding V-type ATP synthase subunit F yields MSEILFIGEPEVIEGFGLTGADIEPESDPARVQWLVEELLRSKETGIVVITENLYEQIPEKVRTRAEASGRPLFVTLPRPAGLEDWAEKEDLVSRVIRRTIGYRMKIRR; encoded by the coding sequence ATGTCTGAGATCCTCTTTATAGGCGAGCCGGAAGTCATCGAGGGGTTCGGGCTGACGGGGGCCGACATCGAACCGGAAAGCGACCCCGCCCGGGTCCAGTGGCTGGTGGAGGAACTGCTGCGGTCCAAAGAAACCGGGATCGTGGTGATAACGGAAAACCTCTACGAACAGATCCCTGAGAAGGTGCGGACCCGCGCCGAAGCCAGCGGCCGCCCTCTCTTCGTGACTCTCCCTCGGCCCGCCGGCCTGGAAGACTGGGCCGAGAAGGAGGACCTCGTATCGCGGGTCATCCGCAGGACCATCGGGTACAGGATGAAGATCAGGAGATAG
- a CDS encoding V-type ATPase 116kDa subunit family protein, translating to MITSMVKVTFMGPRRLLMGVLDLVHSLGVVHLEPYPITDNRLEYINFPADSDEKAGLRKQIVDLLESVDRLLVSLKAPATPSTAPAWLFARHISRQDLVEAIRSADEEISPIYTQIIELGDELTMLHRYERVLAALYPLLEEATEVQNLELMGIILERRRTGILPLMEKELDQITGGRSRLFTGPMDRENMAAIIAYPPEREAMIRRLLGEESIAKIRLPTEYEDRPLATTLRLLIRRQKELPVQIRELSDSLALISTVRYGALCRIREILRERLDEFRTMALGAHSRHTFFLRGWIPEEKVQNMLGTVKSSYNDEVLVQAVPARFDEHAKVPVQLSNPPFVRIFEPLVSLLALPRYGSLDPTPFMAFFFPLFFGFILGDIAYGIVLLGLSAWTFRRFGDRPLVRSFSAIFMLSGVSTVVFGLLFGEFLGNLGQQWGLHPVLMDRARLFIPLLLIVVGLGLTHIMLGLLLNLIVSVRQGQRRHWISALANMMSLAGLVAVIVSTAGFLPRGGHIGLFLLLLGIPLLLFNEGLMGPLELLKTFGNVLSYVRLMAIGISSVVLAQVANMIGGTTESLAVGVFLALIFHTLNFALGVFSPTIHSLRLHYVEFFSKFYQPGGRPYKPFKRHRTL from the coding sequence ATGATCACATCCATGGTCAAGGTCACTTTCATGGGGCCCAGAAGGCTCCTCATGGGAGTCCTGGACCTCGTCCACTCCCTGGGTGTGGTACACCTCGAACCGTACCCCATTACCGACAACCGCCTCGAGTACATCAACTTCCCGGCAGATAGCGATGAGAAGGCCGGCCTCAGGAAACAGATAGTCGACCTGCTGGAGAGTGTGGATCGCCTGCTCGTCTCCCTCAAGGCCCCGGCAACGCCATCCACGGCTCCCGCATGGCTGTTCGCCCGCCATATCTCCAGACAGGACCTGGTAGAGGCCATAAGATCAGCCGACGAAGAGATAAGCCCCATCTATACGCAGATCATCGAACTTGGCGACGAGCTGACCATGCTCCACCGCTACGAGAGGGTCCTGGCAGCCCTCTACCCCCTGCTGGAGGAGGCCACCGAGGTCCAGAACCTGGAGCTCATGGGGATCATCCTTGAGAGGAGAAGGACCGGAATCCTGCCGCTGATGGAAAAGGAGCTCGACCAGATAACCGGCGGGCGGTCCAGGCTTTTTACAGGCCCTATGGACAGGGAGAACATGGCGGCCATCATCGCCTACCCTCCGGAAAGAGAGGCGATGATCCGCAGGCTCCTGGGCGAGGAGAGCATCGCCAAGATCCGCCTGCCCACCGAATATGAGGACCGCCCCCTGGCCACGACCCTCCGCCTCCTGATCAGGCGGCAGAAAGAGCTGCCGGTACAGATCCGGGAACTTTCCGACAGTCTGGCTCTCATTTCCACCGTCCGTTACGGCGCCCTTTGCCGGATACGGGAGATCCTTCGCGAGCGCCTGGATGAATTCCGGACCATGGCTTTGGGCGCTCACAGCCGTCACACCTTTTTCCTCAGGGGATGGATCCCGGAGGAGAAGGTCCAGAACATGCTCGGTACGGTGAAGAGCAGCTACAACGACGAGGTCCTCGTTCAGGCCGTTCCCGCCCGGTTCGACGAGCACGCCAAGGTCCCGGTCCAGCTCAGCAACCCCCCCTTCGTCAGGATATTCGAACCCCTGGTGAGCCTGCTGGCTCTTCCCAGGTACGGGAGCCTGGATCCGACCCCCTTCATGGCCTTCTTCTTTCCCCTCTTCTTCGGTTTCATCCTCGGCGACATCGCTTACGGCATTGTCCTCCTGGGGCTGTCGGCATGGACCTTCAGGCGCTTCGGGGACCGTCCGCTCGTGCGGAGCTTTTCCGCGATCTTCATGCTGAGCGGGGTCTCCACGGTGGTATTCGGTCTGCTTTTCGGGGAGTTCCTCGGGAACCTGGGCCAGCAGTGGGGGCTCCACCCGGTCCTGATGGACAGGGCCAGGCTGTTCATACCCCTCCTCCTGATCGTCGTGGGGCTGGGACTGACCCACATCATGCTCGGACTCCTGTTGAACCTGATCGTGTCTGTCCGCCAGGGGCAGCGCAGGCACTGGATCTCAGCCCTGGCCAACATGATGAGCCTTGCAGGCCTGGTGGCCGTCATCGTCTCGACAGCGGGATTCCTTCCGAGGGGCGGCCATATCGGCCTCTTCCTCCTGCTGCTGGGTATCCCCCTGCTCCTTTTCAACGAAGGGCTCATGGGGCCACTGGAACTTCTCAAGACCTTCGGAAACGTCCTTTCCTACGTCCGGCTCATGGCCATCGGCATCTCATCGGTGGTCCTCGCCCAGGTAGCGAACATGATCGGGGGCACCACAGAATCCCTGGCCGTAGGCGTCTTCCTGGCCCTGATCTTTCACACCCTCAACTTCGCGCTGGGAGTTTTCTCCCCGACGATCCACTCCCTGCGTCTGCACTACGTGGAGTTTTTCAGCAAGTTCTACCAGCCGGGCGGAAGGCCATACAAACCTTTCAAACGGCACCGGACGCTATGA
- a CDS encoding DUF362 domain-containing protein: protein MRSELSVTPISSPDDYPSAITGALDKVNAVETLAGFDRIIIKPNMVNNSPPQVTTDVLCVMAVVEYLKERTDTEIVVAEGSGEGRTLDNLKLNGYEQITRKFGVELVDLDALQVKRYENPAAGEYKEIFLPEYLEGAGLVSVPPAKDHTITRVTLGLKNMVGCLSARHYSGYWSFKKSQIHAVDTDQAIADLMLYVKPHLTIIDAIVGQAGGHLSGRPPQPPIGKIIASTDGMAADREAARLLGHDPDSIRHLTLAKRFL from the coding sequence ATGAGATCTGAGCTTTCCGTTACCCCCATATCCTCCCCTGACGATTACCCATCGGCTATCACCGGTGCTCTCGACAAGGTGAACGCCGTCGAAACCCTTGCGGGCTTTGATCGCATCATCATCAAGCCCAACATGGTCAACAACTCTCCGCCCCAGGTGACCACCGATGTTCTGTGCGTCATGGCGGTGGTTGAGTACCTGAAGGAACGCACGGATACCGAGATCGTGGTGGCGGAAGGGTCAGGGGAAGGTCGCACCCTGGACAACTTGAAACTCAACGGCTACGAACAGATAACAAGGAAATTCGGCGTCGAGTTGGTGGACCTGGACGCTTTGCAGGTGAAAAGGTACGAGAACCCGGCAGCCGGGGAATATAAAGAGATTTTTTTACCGGAGTACCTCGAAGGCGCAGGACTCGTCTCGGTACCTCCTGCCAAGGACCACACCATCACCCGGGTGACCCTGGGTCTGAAGAACATGGTGGGGTGCCTTTCGGCCAGGCACTACAGCGGCTACTGGTCCTTTAAAAAATCCCAGATCCACGCCGTTGACACCGACCAGGCCATCGCCGACCTCATGCTGTACGTAAAGCCCCACCTCACCATCATCGATGCCATTGTAGGCCAGGCAGGCGGGCACCTGTCCGGCAGACCCCCTCAGCCTCCCATAGGCAAGATCATTGCGAGTACGGATGGAATGGCGGCGGACCGGGAGGCAGCACGACTGTTGGGGCATGATCCCGACAGTATCCGGCATCTAACTTTAGCGAAGCGATTCCTGTGA